In the genome of Bacillus solimangrovi, one region contains:
- a CDS encoding dihydroorotate dehydrogenase electron transfer subunit, whose amino-acid sequence MKQEQMKLIHQTEIAENIFEIVLEGDMVSFMQPGQFVHVRVHGGADPLLRRPISICNVDEDSKQFTMLYRAEGQGTKLFSERVAGEMIDVLGPLGNGFPVDETKSGETALLVGGGIGVPPLYELSQQLKSQGVNVIHVLGFQTKSAVFYEEKFAKLGETYVATVDGSYGTSGFVTDIINKHKLSFDTLYSCGPIPMLKALEKKFANKKGFISLEQRMGCGIGACFACVCHTPSENDFDYKKVCSDGPVFKFGEVVL is encoded by the coding sequence ATGAAGCAAGAGCAGATGAAGCTCATTCATCAAACTGAAATTGCAGAAAATATCTTTGAAATAGTTTTAGAAGGTGACATGGTTTCATTCATGCAGCCAGGTCAGTTCGTCCATGTACGTGTACATGGAGGGGCTGACCCCCTTTTACGAAGACCGATTAGTATTTGCAACGTTGATGAGGATAGTAAACAGTTCACTATGTTATATCGAGCCGAAGGGCAAGGAACAAAACTTTTCAGCGAACGTGTCGCTGGTGAAATGATTGACGTACTTGGTCCGCTCGGAAATGGTTTTCCTGTTGATGAGACAAAGAGCGGGGAAACGGCTTTACTCGTTGGCGGTGGTATTGGTGTACCCCCATTATACGAGTTATCTCAACAGTTAAAGTCTCAAGGTGTAAATGTGATACATGTACTTGGCTTTCAAACAAAATCTGCAGTGTTTTATGAAGAAAAGTTTGCAAAATTAGGAGAAACATATGTTGCAACAGTAGATGGTTCATATGGGACGTCTGGATTCGTTACTGACATAATCAATAAACATAAATTATCATTTGATACGTTATATTCTTGTGGCCCAATCCCAATGCTTAAGGCTCTTGAAAAAAAATTTGCAAATAAGAAAGGATTCATTTCACTTGAACAGCGTATGGGGTGTGGTATCGGTGCGTGCTTTGCATGTGTGTGTCATACGCCAAGTGAAAATGATTTTGATTACAAAAAGGTATGTAGTGATGGTCCTGTCTTTAAGTTTGGGGAGGTGGTACTGTGA
- a CDS encoding RluA family pseudouridine synthase, with the protein MEKMQWSVELEHQGTRIDKWVADQNQEWSRSQVQQWIKESHLLVNGSAVKVNQKVKQGDEITLTIPEPEPLDVEPEKMELEIYFEDEDVLVVNKPSGMVVHPAPGHLSGTLVNGLMAHCNDLSGINGVMRPGIVHRIDKDTSGLLMVAKNDVAHESLVQQLVDKTVLRKYRALVHGVIPHEKGTIEAPLGRDPKDRQKMAVVDQGKEAVTHFQVLERFKNHTYVECQLETGRTHQIRVHMRYIGFPLVGDPKYGPRKTIDVDGQALHAETLGFEHPQTKEFVSFQAPLPERFAQILDNFRKNS; encoded by the coding sequence ATGGAAAAAATGCAATGGTCAGTAGAACTTGAACATCAAGGAACCCGAATTGATAAATGGGTTGCAGACCAAAATCAGGAATGGTCTCGTTCACAAGTGCAGCAATGGATAAAGGAATCACATCTACTTGTCAATGGTTCTGCTGTGAAAGTCAATCAAAAAGTAAAACAAGGTGATGAAATCACATTAACTATACCAGAGCCTGAACCTCTTGATGTAGAACCTGAGAAGATGGAATTGGAAATATATTTTGAAGATGAGGATGTCCTTGTCGTTAATAAACCGAGCGGGATGGTTGTACATCCAGCACCTGGTCACTTGTCAGGCACACTAGTAAATGGGCTTATGGCACATTGTAACGATTTGTCAGGCATTAACGGAGTCATGAGACCGGGTATTGTACATCGTATCGATAAAGATACTTCAGGCTTACTGATGGTGGCGAAGAATGACGTTGCACATGAATCACTTGTACAACAGTTAGTAGATAAAACTGTTTTACGTAAGTATCGTGCATTAGTACATGGTGTGATTCCGCATGAAAAAGGTACTATAGAAGCCCCTCTTGGTCGTGATCCGAAAGATCGTCAGAAGATGGCAGTCGTTGACCAAGGAAAAGAAGCAGTAACACATTTCCAAGTGTTAGAACGTTTTAAAAATCATACATATGTTGAATGTCAGCTTGAGACAGGACGAACTCATCAAATACGTGTGCACATGCGTTATATAGGTTTTCCATTAGTAGGAGATCCGAAATATGGTCCACGTAAAACGATCGATGTAGATGGACAAGCGTTACATGCAGAGACATTGGGCTTTGAACATCCACAAACGAAAGAGTTCGTTTCATTTCAAGCACCCTTACCAGAGCGATTTGCGCAGATTCTCGATAATTTTCGCAAAAATAGTTGA
- the carB gene encoding carbamoyl-phosphate synthase large subunit: MPKRVDIKRILVIGSGPIVIGQAAEFDYAGTQACQALKEEGFEVILVNSNPATIMTDSEIADKVYIEPLTYDFVSRIIRKERPDAILPTLGGQTGLNMAMELKQKGVLDECNVKVLGTTLKAIEQAEDREQFRSLMNELNEPVPESDIIHTIEEAERFVSEVGFPVIVRPAYTLGGTGGGICHNTEELNEIVASGLKYSPVTQCLIEKSIAGFKEVEYEVMRDSSGHAIVVCNMENFDPVGVHTGDSIVVAPSQTLSDREYQMLRNASLKIIRALKIEGGCNVQLALDPDSFDYYIIEVNPRVSRSSALASKATGYPIAKLAAKIAVGLTLDEMKNPVTGRTYACFEPALDYIVSKIPRWPFDKFEAANRKLGTQMKATGEVMAIGRSFEESMLKAIRSLETDVDHILLEKFEQLSDEVLQKRIEKPDDERMFIVAEAFRRGKTMEEIYSWSKIDYFFLYKLQKLVKLHEDVAVNPFSIEFGVKAKENGFADSVLARIWNTTEREIYDWRKGNQLVPVYKMVDTCAAEFESATPYYYGTYEQENESVVTEKESVIVLGSGPIRIGQGIEFDYSTVHAVWALKEAGYESIIVNNNPETVSTDFSISDKLYFEPLTIEDVMHIIDLEKPKGVIVQFGGQTAINLADELAARGVSILGTKLEDMDRAEDRDKFEQALEKLGIPQPQGKTATSVPEAVTIAKKIGYPVLVRPSYVLGGRAMEIVYREEELLQYMENAVKINPQHPVLIDRYMVGKEIEVDAISDGETVYIPGIMEHIERAGVHSGDSIAVYPPQSLKPETKEKIIEDTIRLARGLKIVGLLNIQFVVFEENVYVIEVNPRSSRTVPFLSKITGVPMANIATKVILGEKLPDLGYETGYHDESSDVFVKVPVFSFAKLRRVDITLGPEMKSTGEVMGRDKTLEKALYKGLVASGIEIPTHGAVLLTVANKDKEEAVEIARRFNHIGYQLLATEGTAARLREENIPVTVVNKIGGEKPHLLDVIRQGDAQFVINTLTKGKQPARDGFRIRREAVENGVACLTSLDTAKAILRVIETMTFEMQSMPKFEKQREGVRI, translated from the coding sequence ATGCCAAAACGCGTAGATATTAAGCGAATTCTAGTAATTGGATCAGGACCAATTGTAATTGGACAAGCAGCAGAATTTGATTATGCAGGAACACAAGCATGTCAAGCATTGAAGGAAGAGGGATTTGAAGTAATTCTTGTGAACTCAAATCCAGCAACAATTATGACTGATTCTGAGATAGCGGATAAAGTCTATATTGAACCACTAACGTATGACTTTGTTAGCAGAATTATTCGTAAGGAACGACCTGATGCCATCCTACCGACACTTGGTGGACAGACTGGACTTAACATGGCGATGGAGTTAAAGCAAAAAGGTGTGCTTGATGAATGTAATGTAAAGGTTCTTGGTACAACGTTAAAAGCGATTGAGCAAGCTGAAGACCGTGAACAATTTCGCTCCTTAATGAACGAATTAAATGAACCTGTACCAGAAAGTGATATTATTCATACAATTGAAGAAGCTGAAAGATTTGTATCTGAAGTAGGCTTTCCAGTTATTGTTCGACCAGCATATACGTTAGGTGGAACAGGTGGTGGAATCTGCCATAATACTGAAGAGTTAAATGAAATTGTAGCAAGTGGTTTGAAATATAGCCCAGTAACTCAATGCTTAATTGAAAAGAGTATAGCTGGTTTTAAAGAAGTTGAATACGAAGTAATGCGTGATTCAAGCGGACATGCGATTGTAGTATGTAACATGGAAAACTTTGACCCTGTTGGAGTTCACACAGGTGATTCAATTGTTGTTGCACCGAGTCAAACGTTGAGTGACCGTGAATATCAAATGCTTCGAAATGCATCATTAAAGATCATTCGTGCCCTTAAGATAGAAGGTGGTTGTAACGTACAGCTTGCATTAGACCCTGATAGCTTTGACTATTACATTATTGAAGTGAATCCTCGTGTTAGCCGTTCTAGTGCATTAGCATCTAAGGCTACAGGTTATCCAATCGCCAAACTAGCTGCAAAAATCGCAGTCGGTTTAACACTTGATGAAATGAAAAATCCTGTAACAGGTCGTACGTATGCTTGCTTTGAGCCAGCTTTAGATTACATTGTTTCAAAGATTCCTCGTTGGCCATTTGATAAATTTGAAGCAGCAAACCGTAAGCTCGGTACACAAATGAAGGCAACAGGAGAAGTAATGGCGATCGGCAGAAGTTTTGAAGAATCAATGTTAAAAGCAATTCGCTCACTTGAAACAGATGTTGATCACATCTTACTTGAGAAGTTTGAGCAGTTAAGTGATGAAGTATTACAGAAGCGAATTGAAAAGCCTGATGATGAACGGATGTTTATCGTAGCAGAAGCGTTCCGTCGTGGTAAAACAATGGAGGAAATTTATTCGTGGAGTAAAATCGACTACTTCTTCTTATATAAATTACAAAAGCTCGTCAAGTTACATGAAGATGTAGCAGTAAATCCATTTAGTATTGAGTTTGGTGTTAAGGCGAAAGAGAATGGGTTTGCTGATAGCGTATTGGCACGCATTTGGAATACAACTGAACGTGAAATCTATGATTGGCGTAAAGGGAATCAACTTGTACCAGTGTATAAGATGGTAGATACGTGTGCGGCAGAATTCGAATCAGCAACTCCATATTATTATGGCACGTATGAGCAAGAGAATGAATCGGTAGTAACGGAAAAAGAAAGCGTGATTGTACTTGGATCAGGACCAATTCGGATCGGCCAAGGAATCGAATTTGACTATTCAACGGTTCATGCAGTGTGGGCTTTGAAAGAGGCAGGTTATGAATCAATTATCGTTAACAATAACCCAGAAACGGTTTCAACTGATTTCAGTATATCTGATAAGTTATATTTTGAACCGCTAACGATTGAAGATGTGATGCATATTATCGACCTTGAGAAACCGAAAGGCGTTATCGTTCAATTTGGTGGACAAACTGCAATTAATTTAGCAGATGAACTTGCAGCGAGAGGCGTTAGTATATTAGGTACAAAGCTTGAAGACATGGATCGTGCTGAAGATCGTGATAAGTTTGAACAAGCGCTTGAGAAGCTTGGCATTCCACAACCTCAAGGGAAAACGGCAACATCTGTACCAGAGGCCGTTACGATTGCTAAGAAAATTGGTTATCCTGTCTTAGTTCGCCCATCGTATGTACTTGGAGGTCGCGCGATGGAAATCGTCTATCGTGAAGAAGAATTGCTTCAATATATGGAGAATGCGGTGAAAATTAATCCACAGCATCCAGTCTTGATTGACCGCTATATGGTTGGTAAAGAAATTGAAGTCGATGCAATTTCTGATGGAGAAACTGTTTATATTCCAGGAATTATGGAACATATTGAACGAGCAGGAGTACACTCTGGTGATTCGATTGCTGTCTATCCTCCACAAAGCTTAAAACCAGAAACGAAAGAAAAAATAATCGAAGATACGATTCGATTAGCACGTGGTTTAAAAATTGTTGGGCTTTTAAATATCCAATTTGTAGTATTTGAAGAGAATGTTTATGTAATTGAAGTGAACCCACGTTCAAGTCGTACAGTGCCATTCTTAAGTAAAATTACTGGAGTTCCAATGGCAAACATCGCAACAAAAGTAATCCTTGGAGAAAAATTACCTGATTTAGGTTATGAAACAGGATATCATGATGAAAGCTCAGACGTATTTGTAAAGGTACCTGTCTTCTCGTTTGCCAAGTTAAGACGTGTTGACATAACACTTGGGCCAGAAATGAAATCGACAGGTGAAGTAATGGGCCGGGATAAAACACTTGAAAAAGCTTTATATAAAGGTCTAGTAGCTTCAGGAATTGAAATTCCAACGCATGGAGCAGTGTTACTAACGGTTGCGAATAAGGATAAGGAAGAAGCTGTCGAAATCGCACGTCGCTTCAACCATATCGGTTATCAGCTACTTGCAACAGAAGGGACAGCAGCTCGGTTACGTGAAGAGAATATTCCAGTTACAGTAGTGAATAAAATTGGTGGAGAAAAACCTCATCTTTTAGATGTTATTCGTCAAGGTGATGCACAGTTTGTTATCAATACGTTGACAAAAGGCAAACAACCTGCTCGTGACGGTTTCCGTATACGTCGAGAAGCTGTAGAAAATGGGGTTGCATGTCTCACTTCTCTTGATACAGCAAAAGCAATCTTACGTGTAATTGAAACAATGACTTTTGAAATGCAGTCCATGCCTAAGTTTGAAAAGCAGCGTGAAGGGGTGCGTATATGA
- a CDS encoding aspartate carbamoyltransferase catalytic subunit yields the protein MKNLLTMSALTVHEIYEILHDAQQFAEGMKWQPSAQQFVANLFFEPSTRTRFSFEAAERRLGFEVLNFDAASSSTQKGETLYDTVRTLESIGANVAVIRHEADDYFDELVGRVGIPIINAGSGSGHHPTQSLLDLLTIQQEFGTFEGLRVAISGDIRHSRVAHSNAEALSRLGAEVIYTAPIHWRDNSGDYVEMDEAVKSADVMMLLRIQHERHADGMNMTKEDYHNQYGLTVEREKLMKQRSIIMHPAPFNRNVEIADELVECERSRIFKQMTNGVYVRMAVIKRALQQTSGGMTNEAINQACHII from the coding sequence ATGAAAAACTTATTAACGATGTCAGCGTTAACGGTTCATGAGATTTACGAAATTTTACATGATGCACAGCAGTTTGCTGAAGGAATGAAATGGCAACCTTCAGCACAGCAATTTGTTGCTAATTTATTTTTCGAACCAAGTACTCGAACGAGATTTAGCTTTGAAGCAGCAGAACGTCGACTTGGATTTGAAGTATTAAACTTCGATGCTGCTTCATCGAGTACCCAAAAGGGTGAAACACTCTATGACACTGTAAGAACTTTAGAGTCAATTGGAGCGAATGTCGCGGTTATTCGACATGAAGCTGATGATTATTTCGATGAGCTAGTCGGTCGAGTCGGCATTCCGATTATTAATGCGGGCTCAGGTTCAGGCCATCATCCTACACAATCATTGTTAGATTTGTTAACGATACAGCAGGAGTTTGGTACATTTGAAGGTTTAAGAGTAGCAATTAGTGGTGACATACGTCACAGTCGTGTTGCTCATTCAAATGCTGAAGCATTAAGTCGGTTAGGGGCTGAAGTCATTTATACTGCGCCTATACATTGGCGAGATAATTCAGGAGATTATGTAGAGATGGATGAAGCTGTAAAAAGTGCTGACGTCATGATGTTGTTGAGAATTCAGCATGAACGTCATGCAGATGGAATGAATATGACGAAAGAAGACTATCACAATCAATACGGGTTAACGGTTGAACGGGAGAAGTTGATGAAACAACGCAGTATTATAATGCATCCAGCTCCATTTAACCGAAACGTTGAAATTGCTGATGAGCTTGTTGAGTGTGAACGCTCTAGAATTTTCAAGCAAATGACAAACGGTGTTTACGTAAGAATGGCAGTGATAAAACGTGCATTACAACAAACTAGTGGAGGAATGACAAATGAAGCGATTAATCAAGCATGCCACATTATTTGA
- the pyrR gene encoding bifunctional pyr operon transcriptional regulator/uracil phosphoribosyltransferase PyrR gives MNEKAIVLDEKAIQRALTRIAHEIIERNKGIENCILVGIKTRGIYLANRLAERIEQIEGEAIAVGEVDITLYRDDLSKKTVNEDPLLNGTDISVNISEKTVILVDDVLFTGRTVRAALDAIMDIGRPAQIQLAVLVDRGHRELPIRPDFIGKNVPTSNSEVIVVKLSEVDNEDIVRIYEK, from the coding sequence ATGAATGAAAAAGCTATTGTCTTAGATGAAAAAGCGATTCAACGTGCGTTGACTCGAATTGCACATGAGATAATCGAGCGAAACAAAGGGATCGAAAATTGTATCTTAGTCGGTATTAAGACAAGAGGGATATACCTTGCAAATCGTCTAGCAGAGCGAATTGAACAAATTGAAGGTGAAGCAATTGCTGTTGGTGAAGTCGATATTACGTTATACCGTGATGATTTGTCTAAGAAAACAGTTAACGAAGATCCTTTATTAAATGGAACTGATATTTCAGTTAATATTTCTGAGAAGACCGTAATTCTAGTCGATGATGTGCTTTTTACTGGTCGAACTGTACGAGCAGCTTTAGATGCAATAATGGATATTGGTCGTCCTGCTCAAATTCAATTAGCCGTTCTAGTGGATCGTGGTCACCGTGAATTACCGATACGCCCAGACTTTATTGGGAAAAATGTACCGACATCGAATTCGGAAGTCATCGTTGTAAAATTAAGTGAAGTTGATAATGAAGACATCGTTCGAATTTATGAAAAATAA
- a CDS encoding carbamoyl phosphate synthase small subunit: MKRQLILENGDVFIGEGFGSEKDMNGEVVFNTGMTGYQEILSDPSYCAQIVTLTYPLIGNYGMNRDDFESIKPSIHGLIVREHAEFPSNWRNEETLDSYLKATDIPGLSGIDTRKLTRIIRNYGTLKGKICNMDVDVNHIVEQLKATVLPTDQVKRVSTKDAYPSPGRGHKVVLVDFGMKHGILRELNARGCDVIVVPHNITADEVLRLNPDGIMLSNGPGDPEDVPEAIEMIRGIVGKIPLFGICLGHQLFALACGAGTEKMKFGHRGSNHPVKDLTTGHVAITSQNHGYTVKSDTIDATELEITHVALNDGTIEGLRHKTLPAFTVQYHPEASPGPEDANPLFDNFLQMINTEKKEGASTCQNA; encoded by the coding sequence ATGAAAAGACAACTAATCTTAGAGAATGGTGACGTATTTATTGGAGAAGGATTCGGAAGCGAGAAGGATATGAATGGTGAGGTTGTCTTCAATACTGGAATGACAGGTTATCAAGAAATATTATCTGACCCGTCATATTGTGCACAAATCGTAACACTTACTTACCCTTTAATCGGAAATTACGGAATGAATCGAGACGACTTTGAATCAATCAAACCATCCATTCATGGTCTGATTGTGAGAGAGCACGCTGAATTTCCATCTAATTGGCGTAATGAAGAGACGTTAGATAGTTACTTGAAAGCTACTGATATTCCAGGTTTATCGGGAATTGATACTCGGAAATTAACACGAATTATCCGTAACTATGGTACGTTAAAGGGCAAGATTTGCAACATGGATGTAGATGTGAATCATATAGTTGAGCAATTGAAAGCAACCGTTTTACCAACGGATCAAGTAAAACGTGTTTCAACGAAGGATGCATATCCAAGTCCAGGACGAGGTCATAAGGTTGTGCTTGTAGACTTTGGAATGAAACATGGTATATTGCGAGAATTGAATGCACGTGGTTGTGATGTTATTGTCGTACCACATAACATTACAGCTGATGAAGTACTTCGCCTTAATCCAGATGGAATTATGTTAAGTAATGGTCCTGGAGATCCAGAAGATGTTCCTGAAGCGATTGAAATGATTCGAGGGATTGTTGGGAAGATTCCACTGTTTGGGATTTGCTTAGGTCATCAATTATTTGCTCTTGCTTGTGGAGCAGGAACAGAGAAAATGAAGTTTGGTCATCGTGGCTCAAATCACCCAGTGAAGGATCTTACAACAGGACATGTTGCGATTACATCACAAAACCATGGTTATACAGTTAAGTCAGATACAATTGATGCAACTGAGTTAGAAATTACACACGTTGCACTTAATGATGGAACAATTGAAGGTTTACGTCATAAAACATTACCAGCCTTTACAGTTCAATATCATCCAGAAGCATCACCTGGACCAGAAGATGCAAATCCATTGTTCGATAATTTCTTACAAATGATAAACACCGAGAAGAAGGAAGGAGCATCAACATGCCAAAACGCGTAG
- a CDS encoding dihydroorotase, which produces MKRLIKHATLFENSELVTKDILIDGEKIVQISANIQEDNAEVFDAQGKLVTAGFVDLHVHLREPGGEHKETIETGSMAAARGGFTTVAAMPNTRPVPDTVENLSLVNDKINETAHIRVLPYASITIRELGRELTDFAALKEHGAFAFTDDGVGVQDASMMLKAMKQAADHDVAIVAHCEENTLINKGSVHEGSFSAKHELNGIPSVCESVHIARDVLLAEAAGCHYHVCHISTKESVRTVRDAKRAGIHVTAEVTPHHLLLCEDDIPGLDSNFKMNPPLRSKEDRDSLIEGLLDGTIDFIATDHAPHSEVEKSEGIIEAPFGIVGLETAFPLLYTYLVKKGVLSLEELLELLNKKPSETFKLPFGQIEQGAIADIVVLDLEEEAEIDPKLFASKGKNTPFTGWKCQGWPVATFYKGQMVWEKGSEQQ; this is translated from the coding sequence ATGAAGCGATTAATCAAGCATGCCACATTATTTGAAAATAGTGAGCTAGTAACAAAGGATATTTTAATTGATGGGGAAAAAATCGTACAAATTTCAGCAAATATTCAAGAAGATAATGCTGAAGTTTTTGATGCACAAGGAAAGCTTGTTACTGCAGGTTTTGTAGACTTACATGTTCATTTGCGAGAGCCAGGTGGAGAACATAAAGAAACAATCGAGACAGGCTCGATGGCAGCAGCCCGTGGGGGATTCACAACCGTAGCAGCAATGCCGAATACTCGTCCAGTGCCTGATACAGTTGAAAATTTAAGTTTGGTGAATGACAAAATTAATGAAACAGCTCATATACGAGTGCTTCCATATGCTTCAATTACAATTCGAGAATTGGGTAGAGAATTAACTGATTTTGCAGCATTAAAAGAACATGGGGCTTTTGCCTTTACCGATGATGGTGTAGGGGTGCAAGATGCTTCGATGATGTTAAAGGCTATGAAACAAGCAGCAGATCACGATGTCGCGATTGTTGCTCATTGCGAAGAGAACACACTGATAAACAAGGGTTCCGTTCATGAAGGCAGTTTTTCTGCAAAGCATGAGTTGAATGGAATTCCATCAGTTTGTGAATCTGTTCATATTGCTCGAGATGTGTTATTAGCAGAAGCGGCAGGTTGTCATTATCATGTATGCCACATTAGTACAAAGGAATCAGTTCGAACAGTTCGCGATGCAAAGCGGGCAGGTATTCATGTAACAGCAGAAGTAACACCACATCACTTATTACTTTGTGAAGATGATATTCCAGGTCTAGATTCAAATTTCAAAATGAATCCACCGTTGCGCAGTAAAGAAGACCGTGATTCATTAATCGAAGGCTTACTTGATGGAACGATTGATTTTATCGCTACAGACCATGCACCACACAGTGAGGTTGAGAAGAGTGAAGGGATTATTGAAGCACCATTTGGCATTGTCGGTTTAGAAACCGCCTTTCCATTATTATATACATACCTAGTAAAGAAAGGTGTGTTATCACTCGAGGAATTATTAGAGCTTTTAAATAAAAAACCTTCAGAAACATTTAAACTACCATTTGGGCAAATTGAACAAGGTGCAATTGCTGATATCGTAGTACTTGATTTAGAGGAAGAAGCTGAAATTGATCCGAAGCTATTCGCTTCAAAAGGAAAAAATACACCATTTACAGGCTGGAAGTGCCAAGGTTGGCCAGTTGCAACATTTTATAAAGGACAAATGGTATGGGAGAAAGGGAGCGAACAACAATGA
- the lspA gene encoding signal peptidase II, which produces MRYYVAALLVILIDQITKWLVLTKMSLGQSIPVIDGFFFLTSHRNRGAAWGILEGQMWFFYIVTIAVIIGVVVYIEKVKKTERLLSWALALILGGAIGNFIDRLFRKEVVDFIDIYFFHKEKLPIYNYPIFNVADSALVVGVIIIFIYSLLESKKEKRNA; this is translated from the coding sequence GTGCGCTATTATGTTGCCGCATTACTTGTTATTTTAATCGATCAAATTACGAAATGGCTTGTTCTAACAAAAATGAGCTTAGGACAAAGTATTCCAGTTATTGATGGCTTTTTCTTTCTTACGTCACATCGTAATCGAGGGGCTGCATGGGGAATACTAGAGGGGCAAATGTGGTTCTTCTATATCGTTACGATCGCTGTCATTATTGGTGTTGTTGTATATATAGAAAAGGTTAAAAAGACAGAACGTTTACTGAGTTGGGCATTGGCATTAATTTTAGGAGGAGCGATAGGAAACTTTATTGATCGCTTATTTCGAAAAGAAGTAGTTGATTTTATTGATATTTATTTCTTTCATAAAGAAAAATTGCCTATATACAATTATCCAATCTTTAATGTTGCTGACTCGGCGCTCGTTGTCGGTGTCATCATCATTTTTATCTATTCATTATTAGAGAGTAAAAAAGAGAAGAGGAACGCTTAA
- a CDS encoding solute carrier family 23 protein: MSSQKVNLDVHEKPQLHTWLTLSIQHLFAMFGATILVPYLVGLSPAVALVSSGLGTLAYLVITRGQIPAYLGSSFAFIAPIIMAKELGGPEAAMFGSFLAGILYGIVALAIRAAGLKWLMRVLPPIVVGPVIIVIGLGLSSVAIDMAMNNPSGEYSMTYFSVALVTLVITIIASILFKGFFGLIPILVGIVGGYTYAAMLGLVDFTAVQEARPFEMPEFIIPFVTYTPSMNWQVALIMMPVALVTIAEHIGDQMVLSKVVGRNFIQKPGLHRSIMGDGVATIIASFIGGPPNTTYGENIGVLAITRVFSVFVIGGAAVLATLFGFSGKVTALIATIPTPVMGGVSIVLFGIIASSGLRMLIDNQIDLGDKRNLIISSVILVIGVGGAFIQVSDDLQISGMALATIIGIILNLVLPGKESGYGNGFMFDTEKQSKENAA, from the coding sequence ATGAGCTCTCAAAAAGTAAACTTAGATGTTCATGAAAAACCACAACTTCATACTTGGCTTACGTTAAGTATCCAACATTTATTTGCAATGTTCGGAGCAACGATTCTAGTACCCTACTTAGTCGGTTTAAGCCCAGCGGTTGCACTTGTTTCGAGTGGTTTAGGAACGCTAGCGTATCTAGTTATTACAAGGGGGCAAATACCAGCGTATCTCGGTTCATCATTTGCTTTTATTGCACCAATTATTATGGCGAAGGAATTAGGTGGACCAGAGGCAGCAATGTTTGGTAGTTTCCTAGCAGGTATCTTATACGGAATTGTTGCACTTGCTATTCGTGCAGCAGGTTTAAAGTGGTTAATGAGAGTATTACCACCAATTGTTGTCGGTCCAGTTATTATCGTCATTGGACTCGGACTTTCAAGTGTCGCAATTGATATGGCAATGAACAATCCATCTGGTGAATATAGTATGACATACTTTAGTGTTGCACTTGTCACACTAGTTATCACAATTATTGCCTCAATCTTATTTAAAGGTTTTTTCGGATTAATCCCAATTTTAGTCGGAATTGTTGGAGGATATACTTATGCTGCGATGCTTGGTCTAGTTGACTTTACGGCAGTGCAAGAAGCAAGACCTTTCGAAATGCCCGAATTCATCATTCCATTTGTAACGTATACGCCAAGTATGAATTGGCAAGTTGCTCTTATAATGATGCCAGTTGCACTCGTAACGATTGCAGAGCATATTGGTGACCAAATGGTATTAAGTAAAGTAGTTGGACGTAATTTCATTCAAAAACCTGGTTTACACAGGTCAATTATGGGAGATGGAGTTGCGACGATAATTGCTTCATTTATTGGAGGTCCTCCGAATACGACTTACGGAGAAAATATTGGAGTACTAGCGATTACGAGAGTATTCAGTGTATTTGTTATCGGTGGAGCAGCAGTCCTAGCTACCTTGTTCGGATTTAGCGGGAAAGTTACAGCTCTAATCGCAACAATTCCAACTCCTGTTATGGGTGGGGTATCCATCGTCTTATTCGGTATTATCGCATCAAGTGGTTTACGAATGTTAATTGACAACCAAATTGACTTAGGAGATAAACGTAATTTGATTATCTCATCTGTTATTCTTGTCATCGGTGTCGGTGGAGCATTCATTCAAGTGAGTGATGACCTTCAAATTTCAGGTATGGCACTTGCAACGATTATTGGTATAATCCTTAACCTAGTTCTACCAGGCAAAGAGTCTGGTTATGGAAATGGTTTCATGTTTGATACAGAAAAACAATCAAAAGAAAATGCCGCATAA